Proteins encoded in a region of the Pseudomonas syringae KCTC 12500 genome:
- a CDS encoding RHS repeat-associated core domain-containing protein, whose amino-acid sequence MSSIVHSNTPILVVIEPRALAVRSVQFCRTVAGQPLCARVTHQRYDWAGRPVVGRDPRLFSRSETEAQTPANRVVRFSLSRAALLSESVDSGWRLNLMGEAGQLLESRDGRGTQRLMEYDSSLRPVSVTEQGLVLERLAYGGADAAEHNQCNQLIRHDDTAGSRLLHDYGLPGAALGEKRHFLQAPESPDWPLGEAERDALLEPVGLQTRWGVNALGEAIWQTDAMGNTQSFGMSVAGQLKAAELTLAGASPPQTLVGEIHYNALDQVEQETAGNGVVSHFQYDPQDIRLAALSAMAADGALLQKLIYSYDPVGNVLVVNDASQPDRYCNNQLVEPISRFEYDTLYQLIEASGREVRNGASHGPALPGLQSLPTDDPCQVSNYTQRYSYDAAGNLLQMRHEGAHDFTRNMHVDPDSNRSLPDAEGEVDFATSFDANGNLLQLVRGQTMSWDARNQLQHITTVQREDEPNDDERYVYDGQGQRCRKISTSQASGRTLTNEVRYLPGLEIRTTADGEILHVVTAQAGRNSVRVLHWEAGKPDSITNDQVRYSLGDHLGSSTLELDQQGGLISQESYYPFGGTAWWAARSAVEAKYKTVRYSGKERDASGLYYYGFRYYAPWLQRWINPDPAGDVDGLNLYRFVGNAPVLMVDNTGLFGERSNAAKQAAEASKLHFDTYLQPRIMERRERDKESAIESLKKRTGATSSGSVGELLEAVSGVLETAPMTFNIQPEKLGRLKGEGMINRWHTLTHEDSWTRRRDKFENLMFKYGDSSSELVRRAALTGAQENKGTLRPLYGALQVDRHSGAGGAPSHGSAAFHLSDQARSYMTFTGADSLCSKVSLDVLASSGNVFPLVTSMLPCTWEALTQGLGKNDNAEPGSGSSSYIEWQSHAPVKWRDMKFLKFEKFSDLDTARSDPSTVAFFKKHAVPVRLYSM is encoded by the coding sequence ATGAGTTCGATTGTGCACAGCAATACGCCGATACTGGTGGTCATTGAACCACGTGCGCTGGCCGTGCGTAGCGTGCAGTTCTGTCGAACTGTGGCCGGGCAGCCTCTTTGCGCGCGGGTGACCCATCAGCGCTATGACTGGGCAGGGCGTCCGGTTGTCGGTCGTGATCCGCGTCTGTTCAGTCGCTCGGAAACCGAAGCGCAGACCCCGGCAAATCGGGTGGTCAGGTTCAGTCTGTCCAGAGCGGCCTTGCTGAGCGAAAGCGTCGACTCGGGTTGGCGACTGAACCTGATGGGCGAGGCAGGGCAGTTGCTTGAAAGCCGGGACGGGCGAGGCACTCAGCGCTTGATGGAATACGACAGTTCGCTGCGCCCGGTCTCTGTGACAGAGCAGGGGCTTGTCTTGGAACGCCTGGCCTACGGTGGCGCCGACGCCGCTGAGCATAACCAATGCAATCAACTGATTCGCCATGACGATACGGCAGGCTCGCGCTTGCTGCATGATTACGGCCTGCCTGGCGCTGCGCTGGGTGAGAAACGGCATTTTTTGCAAGCGCCTGAAAGTCCGGACTGGCCGCTGGGCGAAGCAGAGCGCGATGCATTGCTTGAGCCTGTCGGGCTGCAAACCCGCTGGGGGGTCAATGCGCTGGGCGAAGCGATCTGGCAGACCGATGCCATGGGCAATACACAGTCCTTTGGCATGAGCGTCGCTGGGCAGTTAAAAGCTGCTGAACTGACATTGGCCGGTGCCTCACCACCGCAAACGCTGGTCGGTGAAATTCATTACAACGCGCTTGACCAGGTCGAGCAGGAAACGGCGGGCAATGGTGTTGTCAGTCACTTCCAATATGATCCGCAGGACATCCGGCTCGCTGCGCTCAGCGCGATGGCGGCGGATGGCGCGCTATTGCAAAAGCTGATTTACAGCTATGACCCGGTCGGTAATGTTCTGGTGGTCAACGATGCGTCCCAACCAGACCGTTATTGCAACAACCAGCTCGTCGAGCCGATCAGTCGCTTCGAGTACGACACGCTGTATCAGCTGATCGAAGCCAGCGGCCGTGAAGTCCGAAACGGTGCCAGCCATGGCCCGGCGTTGCCGGGCCTGCAATCTCTGCCGACGGATGATCCTTGTCAGGTCAGCAACTACACACAGCGTTACAGCTACGACGCTGCGGGTAACCTGCTGCAAATGCGCCACGAGGGCGCGCACGACTTCACCCGCAACATGCACGTTGATCCCGACAGCAATCGCAGCCTGCCCGACGCTGAAGGAGAAGTGGATTTCGCCACAAGTTTCGACGCCAACGGCAACCTGTTGCAGCTCGTGCGTGGGCAGACCATGAGCTGGGATGCGCGTAATCAGTTGCAGCACATCACCACCGTGCAACGTGAAGACGAGCCGAACGATGACGAACGCTATGTCTATGACGGCCAGGGTCAACGTTGTCGCAAGATCAGCACCTCGCAGGCATCAGGTCGCACACTGACCAACGAAGTTCGCTACCTGCCGGGGCTGGAAATTCGTACCACGGCCGATGGCGAAATCCTTCATGTCGTTACGGCTCAGGCGGGTCGCAACAGTGTGCGGGTGTTGCACTGGGAGGCTGGAAAACCGGATTCCATTACGAACGATCAGGTGCGTTACAGCCTGGGTGATCATCTGGGCTCAAGCACGCTGGAGCTTGATCAGCAAGGCGGTCTGATCAGCCAGGAAAGTTATTATCCGTTCGGCGGTACGGCCTGGTGGGCGGCGCGTAGTGCAGTGGAAGCCAAGTACAAGACCGTGCGTTATTCGGGTAAAGAGCGCGATGCCAGCGGGCTTTATTATTATGGGTTCAGGTATTACGCGCCGTGGTTGCAGCGGTGGATCAATCCGGACCCGGCGGGGGATGTGGATGGGTTGAATCTGTACCGTTTTGTTGGCAATGCGCCGGTACTCATGGTCGACAACACCGGCTTGTTTGGTGAGCGAAGCAACGCTGCGAAGCAGGCTGCCGAAGCGAGCAAGCTGCACTTTGATACGTATCTTCAACCCAGAATAATGGAGCGGAGGGAAAGGGATAAGGAAAGCGCCATCGAATCATTGAAAAAGCGCACGGGGGCGACGTCTTCAGGAAGTGTGGGAGAACTCCTGGAGGCGGTGAGCGGGGTTCTTGAGACAGCTCCGATGACCTTTAATATACAGCCAGAAAAGCTTGGACGGTTGAAGGGCGAGGGAATGATTAATAGGTGGCATACACTAACGCATGAGGACAGCTGGACGCGCAGGAGAGATAAATTCGAAAATCTGATGTTTAAGTATGGCGATTCGTCGTCTGAGCTTGTTCGTAGAGCAGCCCTGACTGGAGCGCAAGAAAACAAGGGAACTCTACGTCCTCTTTACGGTGCTCTTCAGGTCGACAGGCATAGCGGTGCAGGCGGTGCACCTAGCCACGGTAGTGCGGCTTTTCACCTGTCAGACCAGGCGAGGTCCTATATGACGTTTACAGGAGCCGACAGCCTATGCTCAAAAGTCTCCCTGGATGTCCTGGCTTCGTCTGGAAATGTGTTTCCCTTGGTAACCAGCATGCTTCCTTGTACTTGGGAAGCGCTCACTCAGGGCTTGGGTAAAAACGATAACGCCGAACCCGGATCTGGATCCTCCAGCTATATAGAATGGCAGTCGCATGCCCCCGTAAAATGGCGAGATATGAAGTTTTTGAAGTTCGAGAAGTTCTCTGATCTGGACACGGCAAGGTCTGATCCTTCAACCGTAGCTTTTTTCAAAAAACATGCCGTTCCAGTGCGTCTGTATTCGATGTAG
- a CDS encoding RHS repeat domain-containing protein: MSSITHTNTPQLAVSDSRGLPVRSVQFYRGADGQPVDARVTQHYFDKAGRLIASRDPRFSSRLKYGVCAPVNLMQIVSLSGALLLSKSVDSGWRVSLNGEAGQLVDSCDGRDNPRQIEYDRLLRPLAINESGRMTERFTYGGPATAEHNQCNQLIRHDDTAGSRLLLDYGLSGRALSEKRYFLQSPDSPDWPLAEPDRDALLEPVGLQTRWAFNAQGEDLAQTDANGNVQRFSHGVAGQLHAVELTLANTAQRQTLVSAIHYDAFNQAEQETAGNGVVSRYVYDQQDGRLTELSALSADGSVLQKLNYSYDPAGNVLLINDASQPDRYCGNQRIEPINRYCYDTLYQLIEATGREVRNGASHGPALPGLQPLPTLDPCQVSNYRQNYSYDAAGNLLQMRHEGAHNFTRNMHVAPDSNRSLPDDDGDVDFATSFDANGNLLQLVRGQVIGWDARNQLQHITTVQRKDAPNDDERYVYDGQGQRCRKISTAQASGRTLTNEVRYLPGLEVRTTADGETLHVVTAQAGRNSVRVLHWEAGKPGAIANDQVRYSLGDHLGSSTLELDQQGGLISQESYYPFGGTAWWAARSAVEAKYKTVRYSGKERDASGLYYYGFRYYAPWLQRWINPDPAGAVDGLNFYAMVGNSPLRNKDIAGLQHRPYQGFQDAYEQQASSSGLTLIARGRENIKLLKKPPTDKLGHALEVVEVAYKESQRVFNSGDLTETQKVVVWNVMGYTSLAQMPEMASQYASLNDVVQDYTAGHGFNQFAVFGRQPGNQGLTFSNDPHKRIFLGREVLDFHVLGTALVMGHEISHTTQRRSRDYIYMNASVNRDEGVEQLTSGDVDEHLQSMLESASHVTAGQHDHVIFSNIDSMISEGKLTTGDVTGLFATRSLQDINVNRLKYPGVRDRILRNNADNIAFLGLFLGREQVVSKMKARGYVK, encoded by the coding sequence ATGAGCTCGATCACGCACACCAACACGCCGCAATTGGCGGTCAGCGATTCACGGGGTCTGCCGGTACGCAGTGTGCAGTTCTATCGTGGCGCTGATGGTCAGCCTGTTGACGCGAGGGTGACGCAGCACTATTTCGACAAGGCCGGGCGACTGATCGCCAGTCGCGATCCACGTTTTTCCAGTCGTTTGAAATACGGTGTCTGTGCGCCTGTGAACCTGATGCAAATCGTCAGCTTGTCCGGGGCTTTGCTGTTATCGAAAAGTGTCGATTCAGGTTGGCGGGTGAGCCTGAACGGCGAAGCGGGGCAGTTAGTCGACAGCTGTGACGGACGTGACAACCCGCGCCAGATCGAATACGACAGGCTGTTGCGCCCTTTGGCGATCAACGAATCAGGCCGAATGACCGAGCGCTTCACTTATGGCGGGCCTGCCACTGCTGAGCATAACCAGTGCAATCAACTGATTCGCCATGACGATACGGCAGGCTCGCGTTTGCTGCTGGACTATGGACTGTCGGGTAGGGCGTTGAGCGAAAAAAGGTACTTCCTGCAGTCGCCCGACAGCCCGGACTGGCCACTTGCCGAGCCCGATCGTGATGCACTGCTCGAGCCGGTCGGCCTGCAGACGCGCTGGGCTTTCAACGCGCAGGGCGAGGACCTGGCGCAGACTGACGCAAACGGTAATGTCCAGCGTTTCAGTCACGGTGTGGCTGGGCAACTGCACGCTGTTGAACTGACCCTGGCCAATACGGCACAGCGGCAAACGCTGGTCAGTGCCATTCACTACGACGCGTTCAATCAGGCCGAGCAGGAGACGGCAGGAAATGGTGTGGTCAGTCGCTATGTGTATGATCAACAGGACGGTCGGCTGACTGAGCTCAGTGCGCTATCTGCCGACGGCTCAGTGTTGCAAAAACTGAACTACAGCTATGACCCGGCAGGTAACGTTCTACTCATCAACGATGCCTCGCAACCAGACCGGTATTGCGGCAATCAGCGTATCGAGCCGATAAACCGTTACTGTTACGACACGTTGTATCAGTTGATCGAAGCCACGGGGCGAGAGGTCAGAAACGGGGCCAGCCATGGTCCGGCGCTACCCGGTCTGCAACCTCTGCCGACGCTCGATCCTTGCCAGGTCAGCAACTATAGACAGAATTACAGCTACGACGCAGCGGGCAATCTGCTGCAAATGCGCCACGAAGGCGCACACAACTTCACCCGCAACATGCACGTTGCCCCGGACAGCAACCGCAGCCTGCCCGACGATGACGGGGATGTGGATTTCGCTACGAGTTTTGATGCCAATGGCAATCTGCTGCAACTGGTTCGCGGGCAGGTTATAGGCTGGGATGCGCGTAACCAGTTGCAGCACATCACCACTGTGCAGCGTAAAGACGCACCGAACGATGACGAACGCTATGTCTATGACGGCCAGGGTCAACGTTGTCGCAAGATCAGCACCGCGCAGGCATCAGGTCGCACACTGACCAATGAAGTTCGCTACCTGCCGGGACTGGAAGTTCGGACCACGGCCGATGGAGAAACTCTTCACGTCGTTACGGCTCAGGCGGGTCGCAACAGCGTGCGGGTGTTGCACTGGGAAGCCGGAAAACCAGGCGCTATTGCGAACGATCAGGTGCGTTACAGCCTGGGTGATCATCTGGGCTCGAGCACGCTGGAGCTTGATCAGCAAGGCGGCCTGATCAGCCAGGAAAGTTATTACCCCTTTGGCGGCACGGCCTGGTGGGCGGCGCGCAGTGCAGTGGAGGCCAAGTACAAAACAGTGCGTTATTCGGGTAAAGAGCGCGATGCCAGCGGGCTTTATTATTACGGGTTCAGGTATTACGCGCCGTGGTTGCAGCGGTGGATCAATCCGGACCCGGCGGGGGCTGTGGATGGGTTGAATTTTTATGCAATGGTTGGGAATAGTCCGTTACGAAATAAAGATATAGCAGGTTTGCAACATCGACCTTATCAGGGCTTTCAAGACGCTTACGAGCAGCAGGCCAGTTCAAGTGGCCTCACCCTCATCGCTCGAGGCAGAGAAAATATAAAACTGTTGAAGAAGCCTCCGACAGATAAGCTGGGTCATGCCCTTGAGGTTGTTGAAGTGGCCTATAAGGAGAGTCAGCGTGTTTTTAATAGCGGAGATTTAACTGAAACGCAAAAAGTCGTCGTCTGGAATGTCATGGGGTATACATCATTGGCACAAATGCCCGAAATGGCCAGTCAGTACGCGAGTTTGAACGACGTGGTGCAGGATTATACGGCAGGGCACGGGTTTAATCAGTTTGCCGTCTTTGGCAGGCAGCCAGGTAATCAGGGTCTTACCTTTTCAAACGACCCACACAAAAGAATATTTTTAGGGCGTGAGGTATTGGATTTTCATGTGCTGGGAACCGCGCTGGTAATGGGCCATGAAATTTCCCATACCACGCAGAGGCGTTCGAGGGATTACATTTATATGAATGCGAGCGTCAATCGGGATGAAGGTGTTGAGCAGCTAACATCCGGTGACGTGGATGAGCATTTGCAGAGCATGTTAGAGTCGGCAAGTCATGTTACAGCAGGGCAGCATGATCACGTCATATTTTCGAATATTGATAGCATGATTAGCGAAGGTAAGCTGACGACAGGTGATGTAACAGGTCTGTTTGCAACCCGTAGTCTTCAAGATATCAACGTTAACCGCTTAAAGTACCCGGGTGTCCGGGACCGCATCCTGCGTAATAATGCAGATAATATTGCGTTTTTAGGGCTTTTTCTCGGAAGAGAGCAGGTTGTTTCAAAAATGAAGGCGCGAGGCTATGTTAAGTAG
- a CDS encoding Tc toxin subunit A, translating into MTTGEPDMTEHPFSLLRNLARSGNDTHEHGDDTLSFINAMEKLNIHSVFDIVRRSKGAFVHELSRISDADAALAYENARCYATQIVRLYRNQLLSSGRTQQLTQRTGVRSLVDIGPGFPNLFKENWDLFCKVGAIEAKDSPVAYLTSLYRFALEQLEGSVAEPSRIKLDERRPDLKDLLIDHQSTFTPVPTLHIVNQVLSKAINAYVGTVPEDKGKTIYQLVAEKQHPFQFPYNFHFQQITLGLAGKKPMLGELSYHVSLEVPATSTPTDEFGKVQQSSAIAQALMSGLSPEQQAIVLEPALTTQPEVIIPFFKTKYNIAYSDDASNPLNSLDTFMAKTELDSDAVEALLAMGGHTPYPSPNIQSAGQIAGGKPSHDEGAAAIVSRFGAGYVNGTAADPAMGLRKDIDGVVYLTNTSVDRFDRLQRMIRLQRWTGIPFTALDTLVMAVIRSEGDVNPQMVLTVNTLRALGTYRYLNKRYGLAPGEFAAFVHQMPGEANDGRLPMFDRVFNNPALFDTPLVLDGSILDLDQDSSEHVKARAQLSRALHLSSTHEGLRQLAIDVSELIGNAPTDFRLNVSMISSLYRQARIASMFGLTTAQCRALIDLLGSLSFRKKVVSGQLDDTEPDVLDILMQLDWAVTWLEASDRDVTTLRRQAGWDMTETIVTQELTVQLEQLTNDARLAVVNSDQLASLDLPSKDDQNNTINWWLILSYLIDESGLVRTQPLHEEPAVSIRRTLHERLSAIAIAEPLASEVEARLATFVLNGYRNQHRLVEELLLTLTGLPPDRCEPVIRWAGSDVNKFLAALLWDNGVIETLSTLIRYSEVSQQLGLSAWALRTFLINPRWLHADFGGLLPLSMSSLYLLDRYRNWRDNCGYPEEALLEYFKQANDTPRDNTQCAARLASLTGWTSSEVLTANALLTGSDRIASSMHEVDWLSRMHSASDVTGLSARQLLSATDLTATSTASHWKSTGEAVIAANR; encoded by the coding sequence ATGACCACTGGAGAGCCGGACATGACCGAGCACCCCTTCTCCCTGTTACGCAACCTGGCCCGATCCGGGAACGACACGCACGAACATGGCGATGACACGTTATCGTTCATCAACGCGATGGAAAAACTGAACATCCATTCAGTGTTCGATATCGTACGGCGCTCCAAAGGCGCTTTTGTTCACGAACTCTCACGCATCAGTGATGCTGATGCAGCGCTCGCCTATGAAAACGCTCGTTGTTACGCCACCCAGATCGTGCGCCTGTATCGCAATCAACTGCTGTCTTCAGGCCGAACCCAACAGCTGACGCAGCGCACCGGCGTGCGTTCGCTGGTAGACATCGGGCCTGGCTTCCCTAATCTGTTCAAGGAGAACTGGGATCTGTTTTGCAAGGTGGGTGCAATCGAGGCAAAGGATTCACCCGTTGCGTACCTGACGTCCTTGTATCGCTTTGCTCTGGAACAGCTGGAAGGCAGCGTAGCGGAACCGAGCCGAATCAAGCTCGATGAACGACGGCCTGACCTCAAGGATCTGTTGATCGATCACCAAAGCACCTTCACGCCAGTGCCTACGCTGCATATCGTCAATCAGGTGTTAAGTAAAGCCATCAACGCCTACGTGGGCACAGTGCCTGAGGACAAGGGCAAGACTATTTACCAATTGGTGGCCGAAAAACAACACCCGTTTCAGTTTCCTTACAACTTTCACTTTCAACAGATAACGCTGGGGCTGGCAGGCAAAAAGCCGATGCTCGGTGAGCTGAGTTATCACGTCAGCCTTGAAGTTCCGGCGACCTCGACGCCGACTGACGAGTTTGGAAAAGTGCAGCAATCCAGCGCCATCGCACAGGCGCTGATGAGCGGTTTAAGTCCTGAACAACAGGCAATCGTGCTTGAACCTGCACTGACGACTCAGCCGGAAGTCATCATTCCGTTCTTCAAAACCAAATACAACATCGCTTACTCAGACGACGCCAGCAATCCGCTCAATAGCCTTGATACCTTCATGGCCAAGACCGAGCTCGACAGCGATGCCGTGGAAGCACTTCTTGCCATGGGCGGTCATACGCCTTACCCCTCGCCCAATATCCAATCGGCTGGACAAATTGCCGGGGGGAAGCCGTCACATGATGAAGGCGCTGCTGCAATCGTGAGTCGCTTTGGGGCTGGATACGTCAATGGCACAGCCGCCGATCCAGCGATGGGGCTTCGCAAGGACATTGATGGTGTCGTATACCTGACCAACACCAGCGTGGACCGCTTCGACCGCCTGCAACGCATGATCCGTCTGCAGCGCTGGACGGGCATTCCTTTTACAGCGCTGGACACGTTGGTCATGGCCGTCATTCGCTCCGAAGGCGACGTGAACCCTCAGATGGTGCTGACGGTAAATACGCTGCGCGCACTGGGAACCTATCGGTATCTGAACAAACGTTACGGCCTCGCGCCTGGTGAGTTTGCAGCCTTTGTTCACCAGATGCCCGGCGAGGCAAACGACGGACGCTTGCCGATGTTCGACCGGGTATTCAACAACCCTGCATTGTTCGATACCCCGCTGGTGTTGGATGGGTCGATTCTCGACCTCGATCAGGACAGTAGCGAGCACGTCAAAGCTCGCGCTCAATTGAGCCGAGCCTTGCATTTATCCAGCACCCATGAGGGCCTGAGGCAACTGGCCATCGATGTTAGCGAACTGATTGGCAACGCGCCCACTGACTTCAGACTCAACGTCAGCATGATCTCTTCGCTGTACCGCCAAGCCCGCATTGCTTCGATGTTCGGTCTGACCACTGCGCAATGCCGGGCATTGATCGACCTGCTAGGCTCTCTGTCTTTTCGGAAAAAGGTGGTCTCAGGTCAACTCGACGACACCGAACCGGACGTGCTCGATATCCTGATGCAACTGGACTGGGCAGTCACATGGCTCGAAGCGTCTGATCGAGACGTCACCACACTGCGACGTCAGGCAGGCTGGGACATGACCGAAACAATAGTCACGCAGGAACTGACTGTTCAGCTTGAGCAATTAACCAATGATGCGCGCCTGGCTGTAGTGAACAGCGACCAGCTGGCATCCCTTGATTTGCCAAGCAAGGATGACCAAAACAACACCATCAATTGGTGGTTAATCCTCTCTTACCTGATCGACGAATCAGGGCTGGTCAGGACTCAGCCGCTGCACGAGGAACCCGCGGTCAGCATCCGCCGCACCCTGCATGAACGCTTGTCCGCCATAGCCATCGCGGAACCCCTTGCAAGCGAAGTCGAAGCCAGACTTGCAACGTTCGTATTGAACGGCTATCGGAATCAGCATCGGCTGGTGGAAGAGCTGTTGCTGACCCTCACCGGTTTGCCGCCGGACCGTTGCGAGCCGGTGATACGCTGGGCAGGCAGCGACGTAAACAAGTTTCTCGCTGCGTTACTTTGGGATAATGGCGTCATTGAGACACTCTCGACGCTGATTCGCTATTCAGAAGTCAGCCAGCAACTGGGGCTGAGCGCCTGGGCACTGCGCACTTTTTTGATCAATCCACGCTGGCTGCATGCAGACTTTGGCGGGCTGCTTCCCCTTTCAATGAGCAGTCTGTATTTGCTCGACCGTTATCGCAACTGGCGCGACAACTGCGGTTACCCGGAAGAAGCGCTGCTCGAGTATTTCAAGCAAGCCAATGACACGCCTCGAGACAATACCCAATGTGCTGCGCGGCTGGCATCACTGACAGGCTGGACGTCATCTGAAGTGCTGACCGCAAACGCATTGCTGACCGGGTCAGATCGTATCGCTTCCAGCATGCACGAGGTGGACTGGTTAAGCCGGATGCACAGCGCCAGTGATGTCACCGGCCTTTCGGCAAGACAATTACTGTCGGCTACCGACCTGACAGCGACCAGCACGGCCTCGCACTGGAAGTCCACAGGCGAAGCCGTGATAGCCGCCAACCGTTAA